A region of Thermococcus barossii DNA encodes the following proteins:
- a CDS encoding ArsR/SmtB family transcription factor: MVESIQEITVVAEALSSPVRVKILKMLCEKEWYVYELAKALGISRQLLYLHLKKLEKANLVESELRLEPNDPRAKKYYRAKPFKFVVDNETIKNLKEV, translated from the coding sequence ATGGTCGAGAGCATCCAAGAGATAACAGTGGTTGCAGAGGCACTGAGTTCCCCCGTGAGGGTGAAAATACTCAAAATGCTCTGCGAAAAGGAGTGGTACGTCTACGAGCTCGCCAAGGCTCTCGGTATTTCCCGTCAGCTGCTCTACCTCCACCTCAAAAAGCTCGAAAAGGCAAACCTCGTCGAGAGCGAGCTCCGCCTTGAACCGAACGACCCCAGGGCAAAGAAGTACTACCGGGCAAAGCCCTTTAAGTTCGTCGTTGATAACGAGACCATAAAGAACCTTAAGGAGGTGTGA
- a CDS encoding ribosome biogenesis/translation initiation ATPase RLI: MRIAVIDYDRCNPDKCGNFLCERVCPVNRMGGEAIIIDEENYRPVIQEASCTGCGICVHKCPFNAITIVNLPEELEEGCVHRYGVNAFVLYRLPVVKDGMVVGILGPNGTGKTTAVKILAGQLLPNLCGDNESWDNVIRAFRGNELQTYFERLRDGEIRPVVKPQYVDLIPKAVKGKVRDLLKRADEVGAFDDVVRELELENVLDRDIKHLSGGELQRVAIAAAILRKAHFYFFDEPSSYLDIRQRLKVARIIRKLADSGKSVLTVEHDLAVLDYLSDVIHVVYGKPGAYGIFSQPKGTRNGINEFLRGYLRDENVRFRPYEIRFTKSSERQSQASDVLVQYPRLVKDYGGFKLEVEPGELYMGEVVSIVGPNGIGKTTFVKMLAGVEEPTKGEVDWELKVSYKPQYIKADYEGTVYELLSRIDAAKLLNSFYKTELLNPLGIPDLYDKQVNELSGGELQRVAITAALIRDADLYLLDEPSAYLDVEQRLAVSRAIRHLMEKEGKTALVVEHDVLMIDYISDRLMVFEGEPGRHGRALPPMGMREGMNRFLASVGITFRREPETGRPRANKEGSVKDREQKEMGEYYYVSA; this comes from the coding sequence ATGAGGATAGCGGTCATCGATTACGACAGGTGTAACCCTGACAAGTGCGGTAACTTCCTGTGCGAGCGGGTTTGTCCCGTCAACCGAATGGGTGGAGAGGCGATAATAATAGACGAGGAGAACTACCGGCCGGTAATTCAGGAGGCGAGCTGTACCGGCTGTGGGATCTGCGTCCACAAGTGCCCCTTCAACGCGATAACCATAGTGAACCTCCCGGAGGAGCTTGAAGAAGGCTGCGTGCACCGCTACGGCGTGAACGCCTTCGTCCTCTACCGCCTCCCCGTGGTCAAGGACGGCATGGTCGTTGGCATACTCGGACCGAACGGAACCGGTAAGACAACGGCCGTTAAAATCCTCGCGGGCCAGCTCCTGCCGAACCTCTGCGGCGACAACGAGAGCTGGGACAACGTGATCAGGGCCTTCCGGGGCAACGAGCTCCAGACCTACTTCGAGAGGCTCAGGGACGGCGAGATCAGGCCGGTGGTGAAGCCCCAGTACGTCGATTTGATCCCCAAGGCCGTTAAGGGCAAGGTCAGGGATCTGCTCAAGAGGGCTGACGAGGTTGGCGCCTTCGACGATGTTGTCAGGGAGCTTGAGCTTGAGAACGTCCTCGACAGGGATATAAAACACCTCTCCGGCGGTGAGTTGCAGAGGGTTGCGATAGCCGCGGCCATACTGAGGAAGGCCCACTTCTACTTCTTCGACGAGCCCTCGAGCTACCTCGACATAAGGCAGCGCCTGAAGGTGGCGAGGATAATCAGGAAGCTCGCCGATTCTGGAAAGTCCGTCCTCACCGTGGAGCACGACCTGGCGGTGCTCGACTACCTGAGCGACGTGATTCACGTCGTCTACGGCAAGCCAGGAGCTTACGGTATATTCTCCCAGCCGAAGGGCACGCGCAACGGGATAAACGAGTTCCTGCGCGGCTACCTTAGGGACGAAAACGTCCGCTTCAGGCCCTACGAGATAAGGTTCACGAAATCCAGCGAGAGGCAGAGCCAGGCGAGTGACGTGCTCGTCCAGTACCCGCGCCTCGTGAAGGACTACGGGGGCTTCAAGCTTGAGGTCGAGCCGGGGGAGCTCTACATGGGCGAGGTGGTGAGCATAGTTGGACCAAACGGTATCGGCAAGACAACCTTCGTGAAGATGCTGGCCGGCGTGGAGGAGCCGACCAAGGGCGAAGTGGACTGGGAGCTCAAGGTCTCCTACAAGCCCCAGTACATCAAGGCCGACTACGAGGGCACGGTTTACGAGCTTCTGAGCAGGATTGACGCGGCAAAGCTTCTCAACAGCTTCTACAAGACCGAACTGCTCAACCCCCTCGGAATCCCCGACCTCTACGACAAGCAGGTGAACGAGCTTTCGGGCGGTGAGCTTCAGCGCGTTGCCATAACGGCGGCTTTGATAAGGGATGCTGATCTTTACCTCCTCGACGAGCCCTCCGCTTACCTCGACGTCGAGCAGCGCTTGGCCGTTTCGAGGGCGATAAGGCACCTGATGGAGAAGGAAGGCAAGACCGCCCTGGTGGTCGAGCACGACGTGCTGATGATAGACTACATCAGCGACAGGCTGATGGTCTTCGAGGGCGAGCCAGGGAGGCACGGAAGGGCCCTTCCGCCGATGGGGATGAGAGAAGGCATGAACCGCTTCCTGGCGTCGGTGGGGATAACCTTCCGCCGCGAGCCCGAGACGGGAAGGCCGAGGGCCAACAAAGAGGGGAGCGTGAAGGACAGGGAGCAGAAGGAGATGGGCGAGTACTACTACGTCTCGGCCTGA
- a CDS encoding DEAD/DEAH box helicase has translation MSLFETLKSFKSEMARVHVFPPEPGEFAEFRFNNPEVNGLLEELGFTLYRHQVEALERLYSGKNIVVTTPTASGKSEIFRLAIFDSYLSNPRATYLLIYPTRALINNQLEKFSLQNLVLYRLTGKRVSARILTGDVPWEERRQILRERPRVIFTTPDMLHYNILKRWRDYEWLLRNLRYVVVDELHVYRGVFGSNAAYLFRRLDFRLKRLGARPQLITLSATLRNPKEFAERLFRREFEAVSGATNPFPRRYLVLFEPRNLDERQLMRSVIERLVDEGIKTLVFFDSRKGTEKLLRFLLGSPAFHRTSTYKGTLPKNVRWEIEQDFKEGKLLALLTTNALELGIDIGDLDAVVNYGIPPDGLFSLIQRFGRAGRKADREALNAIVLRKNGLDYYYREHFDELVEKLERGIIEYMPVNIENERIAEKHIHYLLTELGVVEWEELAEFERRIAERLVIERKADLKKNPLTGKLELRLRRPALSYSSLRTASDETFFLVKDEPWIRGKLMEKSSLRELLNFINWLKLKGYIVEEVDSAEYHRSLLPGMAYFSRGDLYMAGERLSLGKFHFVFARPLNRLWDVETLAAKREEVEILESREEKIHMGVEIHLGRLRVRHIYTGFAIKGSDVGNYVAELIRLKEDGVLRGEIHSPVRGKSINADEDFSILNWEKFAKVEFEEPHVREFETDGVWLVFPDSIREVAGEEFREFFGVAAEKGFEDLAFTLYSNLDRRKLFPLYLGTTTHVIRKAIGDALQRLRVRDEELAFAIKKMVDSKDGIGSALHAIEHNLIKIAPIFTYVDSRELGGYSYASFPGLPHAGRPVVFIYDGNEGGAGLTAILYENAERLMEKSLEHLSSCSCRDGCPVCTLSPRCGTFNEFLDKWMAIRVWEKILKVGGENFSGD, from the coding sequence ATGTCCCTCTTCGAGACCCTCAAATCCTTCAAGTCCGAGATGGCGAGGGTTCATGTCTTCCCTCCCGAGCCGGGTGAATTCGCCGAGTTCCGGTTCAACAACCCCGAGGTGAATGGACTCCTTGAAGAGCTCGGCTTCACCCTCTACCGCCACCAGGTTGAAGCCCTTGAGAGGCTCTACTCGGGGAAAAACATCGTCGTGACGACTCCAACCGCCAGCGGAAAGAGCGAGATATTCCGGCTGGCGATTTTCGACTCATACCTCTCGAATCCCCGCGCGACATACCTGCTCATCTATCCCACGAGGGCCCTCATAAACAACCAGCTCGAAAAGTTCTCGCTCCAGAACCTCGTGCTTTACCGCCTCACCGGGAAGCGAGTGAGCGCAAGAATTCTCACAGGAGACGTGCCTTGGGAGGAGAGGAGGCAAATCCTCAGGGAGAGACCGAGGGTTATCTTCACAACCCCTGACATGCTCCACTACAACATTCTGAAGAGATGGCGGGATTACGAGTGGCTCCTGCGGAACCTCCGCTACGTGGTGGTTGACGAGCTCCACGTCTACCGGGGCGTCTTCGGGAGCAACGCGGCATACCTCTTCAGACGGCTGGACTTCCGGCTTAAACGTCTGGGAGCAAGGCCCCAGCTCATAACTCTTTCGGCGACGCTGAGAAACCCCAAGGAGTTCGCGGAAAGGCTCTTCAGAAGGGAGTTCGAGGCGGTGAGCGGTGCCACGAATCCCTTTCCAAGGAGGTATCTCGTCCTCTTCGAGCCGAGGAACCTCGACGAGAGGCAGCTGATGAGGAGCGTCATCGAGAGGCTCGTGGATGAGGGCATCAAGACTCTGGTCTTCTTCGACAGCAGAAAGGGTACCGAAAAGCTCCTCCGCTTCCTCCTCGGCTCGCCGGCATTTCACAGAACGAGCACCTACAAGGGAACCCTGCCGAAGAACGTCCGCTGGGAGATAGAGCAGGACTTCAAGGAGGGGAAGCTCCTCGCTCTGCTCACCACCAACGCCCTTGAGCTTGGCATAGACATAGGTGACCTCGACGCCGTCGTGAACTACGGTATCCCTCCGGACGGCCTCTTCTCCCTGATACAGCGCTTCGGCAGGGCCGGAAGAAAGGCCGACAGGGAGGCCCTAAACGCAATAGTCCTCAGAAAGAACGGCCTCGACTACTATTACAGGGAGCACTTCGACGAGCTCGTTGAGAAGCTTGAGAGGGGAATAATCGAATACATGCCCGTGAACATCGAAAATGAGCGCATAGCGGAGAAGCACATCCACTACCTCCTCACGGAGCTCGGAGTGGTGGAGTGGGAGGAGCTCGCCGAGTTCGAGAGGAGAATCGCCGAGAGGCTCGTCATCGAGCGGAAGGCAGACCTGAAAAAGAACCCACTTACCGGAAAACTTGAGCTACGGCTCAGAAGGCCTGCTCTAAGCTATTCCTCGCTGAGGACGGCGAGCGACGAGACGTTCTTCCTCGTCAAGGACGAGCCATGGATAAGGGGGAAGCTGATGGAGAAGTCCTCGCTCAGGGAGCTCCTCAACTTCATAAACTGGCTCAAGCTCAAGGGCTACATCGTGGAGGAGGTCGATTCGGCCGAGTACCACCGCTCGCTCCTCCCGGGAATGGCCTACTTTTCGAGGGGAGACCTATACATGGCAGGGGAAAGGCTCAGCCTCGGAAAGTTCCACTTCGTCTTCGCGAGGCCCCTCAACAGGCTATGGGACGTTGAGACCCTCGCGGCCAAGAGGGAGGAGGTCGAGATACTGGAGAGCAGGGAGGAGAAGATCCACATGGGAGTTGAGATTCATCTCGGCCGGCTGAGGGTCAGGCACATCTACACCGGGTTCGCCATTAAGGGCAGCGACGTTGGAAACTACGTCGCCGAACTGATTAGGCTGAAGGAGGACGGTGTCCTGCGGGGTGAGATACACTCCCCGGTGAGAGGGAAGAGTATCAATGCCGATGAGGACTTCTCAATCCTCAACTGGGAAAAATTCGCTAAGGTGGAGTTTGAGGAGCCCCACGTCCGGGAGTTTGAGACCGATGGAGTCTGGCTCGTCTTTCCGGATTCGATAAGGGAGGTTGCAGGTGAAGAATTCAGGGAGTTCTTTGGAGTGGCAGCCGAAAAGGGGTTTGAAGACCTTGCCTTCACCCTGTACAGCAACCTGGACAGGAGAAAGCTCTTCCCCCTCTACCTTGGGACGACAACTCACGTCATAAGAAAGGCCATCGGCGACGCCCTTCAGAGGCTCAGAGTGCGGGATGAAGAGCTGGCCTTCGCGATAAAGAAGATGGTTGACAGCAAGGACGGAATCGGCTCGGCGCTCCATGCAATAGAACACAATCTGATAAAGATTGCCCCCATATTCACCTACGTGGACAGCAGGGAGCTTGGGGGCTACAGTTACGCGAGCTTTCCAGGCCTGCCGCACGCAGGGAGGCCGGTTGTCTTCATCTACGACGGCAACGAAGGCGGTGCGGGTCTGACGGCAATACTGTACGAGAATGCCGAGAGGCTGATGGAAAAGAGCCTTGAACACCTCAGCTCCTGCTCGTGCAGGGATGGATGCCCTGTCTGCACCCTCTCTCCGAGGTGCGGCACCTTCAACGAGTTCCTTGACAAGTGGATGGCTATAAGGGTGTGGGAGAAGATTTTGAAAGTAGGAGGGGAGAACTTCAGTGGAGACTGA
- a CDS encoding type I restriction endonuclease has product MDELRDAVINVLRKVRAHRSLYTKNEEAVKQHLIGEIFQALGWDWNNPEEVRPEARTEDGRADYALMLDGKVFAYVEAKNMGVNILKKDEPLRQLARYCFNSGVRYGILTNGTVWIAVKAFEEGSHLWDRVLFAVNMEEEPLERIVLKLSLLSKSRIRDVEKLASLLKALELSFEGLKREGYSEKTIVEYLISREGSTAIPVAELRGDETPRAAYVYDNGWKLLPLPEKSIKGVLLAVLLYMEKASSGYQREEIRKAYEHLRTVRLDPKTALEILRKLEEEERLRIAVEL; this is encoded by the coding sequence ATGGATGAACTCAGGGACGCGGTGATCAACGTTCTCAGGAAGGTGCGGGCTCACAGGAGCCTCTACACCAAGAACGAGGAGGCCGTGAAGCAGCATCTAATCGGCGAAATCTTCCAGGCCCTCGGCTGGGACTGGAACAATCCGGAGGAGGTCAGACCAGAGGCCAGAACGGAGGATGGGCGGGCAGACTATGCACTCATGCTTGACGGAAAGGTTTTCGCCTACGTCGAGGCAAAGAACATGGGAGTGAACATCCTTAAAAAGGACGAACCACTGCGTCAGCTGGCGCGTTACTGCTTCAACTCCGGCGTTAGATATGGCATCCTCACCAACGGCACCGTCTGGATAGCGGTCAAGGCCTTTGAGGAAGGCTCTCACCTGTGGGACAGGGTTCTTTTCGCGGTCAACATGGAGGAAGAGCCCCTTGAGAGGATCGTTCTTAAGCTCTCCCTGCTCTCCAAGTCACGGATAAGGGATGTTGAGAAGCTGGCTTCCCTGCTCAAGGCGCTGGAGCTGAGTTTTGAGGGTCTGAAAAGGGAAGGCTACTCTGAAAAGACCATTGTTGAGTACCTGATCTCCCGAGAGGGCTCCACAGCGATTCCGGTTGCTGAACTCCGCGGAGACGAAACCCCCAGGGCTGCCTACGTTTACGACAACGGCTGGAAGCTCCTGCCTTTGCCAGAAAAGAGCATCAAGGGCGTTCTTCTTGCCGTTCTGCTGTACATGGAAAAGGCCTCATCGGGCTATCAGCGAGAGGAGATACGAAAGGCGTACGAACACCTCAGGACGGTTCGGCTCGATCCCAAGACCGCCCTTGAAATACTCCGAAAGCTTGAGGAAGAGGAGAGGCTGAGAATAGCCGTGGAGCTTTAG
- a CDS encoding class II glutamine amidotransferase: protein MCRILFATGYGRDIIPLLDALVKASENDPYKEKRGRGKQHRDGWGYVLLKNGNVRHYRSMKPVFEETDAIEFLRGELEGFVTLMVHARAASQGIKSLFNVQPFAFSSRHGFTFWLIHNGDLDKSRIIQLADLDENELENVSDTYVFATYLCRKLQSPTLSNLLVHYRTIEETTKSLYNTVTLFHRSTGDFVAFITARMSDEYMKNPLNYDYGKLLVLEKENLFAAVSSTLELYHPAEYEVAPNETAFFVRIHEDSFEVKRVHL from the coding sequence ATGTGCCGAATCCTCTTTGCGACAGGATATGGGAGGGATATCATCCCCCTTCTGGACGCGCTGGTTAAGGCGTCCGAAAACGACCCCTACAAGGAAAAGCGCGGAAGGGGGAAACAACATCGCGATGGATGGGGTTACGTGCTGCTCAAGAACGGAAACGTGAGACACTACAGGTCAATGAAGCCCGTGTTTGAGGAGACAGATGCGATTGAGTTCCTCAGGGGTGAGCTGGAGGGCTTCGTAACGCTCATGGTTCATGCCAGGGCGGCATCCCAGGGGATTAAGAGCCTGTTTAACGTTCAGCCCTTCGCGTTCTCCTCAAGGCACGGCTTCACCTTCTGGCTCATCCACAACGGCGACCTCGACAAGTCCAGAATAATACAGCTGGCGGACCTGGACGAGAACGAGCTGGAAAACGTCTCGGACACCTACGTCTTTGCGACATACCTGTGCAGAAAGCTTCAGAGCCCAACTCTGAGCAATCTGCTTGTTCACTACAGAACCATTGAAGAAACCACGAAATCCCTCTACAACACGGTGACGCTCTTCCATCGCTCGACTGGGGACTTCGTGGCCTTCATCACCGCAAGGATGAGCGACGAATACATGAAGAATCCCCTCAACTACGACTACGGCAAGCTCCTTGTACTGGAGAAGGAGAACCTCTTCGCGGCCGTCTCATCAACCTTGGAGCTCTATCATCCCGCGGAATACGAGGTAGCGCCGAATGAAACCGCGTTCTTTGTGCGCATCCACGAAGATTCCTTCGAGGTCAAGAGGGTTCACCTGTGA
- a CDS encoding metallophosphoesterase family protein yields the protein MIRIAHISDTHITGESAYKGYAYDLIVNEINRGDFDFVIHTGDVTNQGLREEYERASYELKKIQKPLVVIPGNHDVRNVGYTLFERFIGPLNGVFEFKDGVVIWVDSTIPDLSDGRVGGHKFRWLKKKLEEYSDRKFKIVAAHHHLVPLPDTGRERNVLFNAGDVLDLLLRHEVNLYTCGHKHVPNVYRIEDMVVDNAGCASCRKTRKGDVNSYNIITLHDDGRIEVTIRRVTGEELRKEHRPVKPKLFIPRGKRLLRVVQVSESNVSDRMYFRRKVLENALRTINEKLKPDIVIHCGDVVDMGIERYYERAYEFYERIKTEKLVVPGHNDITYLGYDLFLEYFGEPEIKELGGFTFIPVISAQYETPIGVVGRIGQRKLALRLEEYRESFTVVVMHHNIVPIPRSREVGFLEDAGDVLRVITKREANLVLTGHGGNSFGIKVEKTPIINAGSISWELHRNPYGNTFNVIDVYRDMVVVFEIQATWGSGRLVGIWKIKAPFRPSSLSPSSP from the coding sequence ATGATAAGGATAGCCCACATAAGCGACACCCACATAACGGGAGAGAGTGCCTACAAGGGGTACGCCTACGACCTCATAGTCAACGAGATAAACAGGGGAGATTTTGACTTTGTCATACACACGGGCGACGTGACCAACCAGGGACTCCGTGAGGAGTACGAGAGGGCCAGCTACGAGCTGAAAAAGATTCAGAAACCCCTCGTTGTCATTCCCGGAAACCACGACGTCAGAAACGTTGGCTACACTCTCTTTGAGAGGTTCATCGGGCCGTTGAACGGCGTCTTTGAGTTCAAGGACGGCGTCGTGATATGGGTTGACTCCACGATTCCGGACCTCAGCGACGGCCGCGTCGGCGGTCACAAGTTCAGGTGGCTCAAGAAAAAGCTTGAGGAGTACTCCGACAGGAAGTTCAAAATAGTGGCTGCCCATCACCACTTAGTGCCCCTCCCGGACACTGGACGGGAAAGGAACGTACTCTTCAACGCGGGCGATGTTCTGGACCTCCTCCTCAGGCACGAAGTCAACTTATACACCTGCGGACACAAGCACGTGCCCAACGTTTATCGCATCGAGGACATGGTGGTGGACAACGCGGGCTGCGCCTCCTGCAGGAAAACCCGCAAGGGTGATGTCAACAGCTACAACATTATAACGCTCCACGACGACGGCAGAATAGAGGTCACGATAAGACGGGTGACGGGTGAGGAGCTCAGAAAGGAACACCGGCCGGTGAAGCCAAAGCTCTTCATTCCCCGGGGCAAACGGCTTCTTAGGGTAGTCCAGGTGAGCGAGAGCAACGTCTCGGACAGGATGTACTTCAGGCGCAAGGTCTTGGAGAACGCCCTCAGAACCATAAACGAGAAGCTTAAACCGGACATAGTTATCCACTGCGGCGATGTCGTTGACATGGGCATAGAGCGCTACTATGAGAGGGCCTACGAGTTCTATGAGAGGATAAAGACGGAGAAGCTCGTCGTTCCGGGCCACAACGACATAACCTACCTCGGCTACGACCTGTTTCTGGAGTACTTCGGCGAGCCGGAGATAAAGGAACTCGGGGGCTTCACATTCATTCCGGTTATAAGCGCCCAGTACGAAACGCCGATAGGAGTCGTGGGGAGAATAGGACAGAGAAAGCTCGCCCTTCGCCTGGAGGAGTACCGTGAGAGCTTCACGGTCGTTGTAATGCACCACAACATAGTCCCCATACCAAGGAGCAGGGAGGTTGGGTTTCTGGAAGATGCCGGCGATGTTCTCCGCGTCATTACAAAACGGGAGGCGAACCTCGTTCTAACCGGACACGGCGGGAACTCCTTTGGAATCAAAGTCGAGAAAACCCCCATCATCAACGCTGGCTCTATAAGCTGGGAGCTTCACAGAAACCCGTACGGAAATACGTTCAACGTGATAGACGTCTACCGGGACATGGTGGTCGTTTTCGAGATTCAAGCGACGTGGGGCTCCGGAAGGCTCGTGGGGATATGGAAGATAAAAGCACCGTTCAGGCCTTCATCTTTGTCTCCATCCTCTCCATGA
- a CDS encoding CBS domain-containing protein encodes MDTNAPIKVYMTRKLIGVEPDDTIKRACEVMVEFDIGSLVVIENGEVVGFFTKSDIIRRVVIPGLPNTTPVKDIMSSELITVDSNTPLREVLDLMAKKGIKHMLIREGRRIVGIFSLSDLLTASRRRLETAIAAE; translated from the coding sequence ATGGACACGAATGCCCCTATCAAGGTCTACATGACTCGAAAGCTCATTGGAGTCGAGCCGGACGATACGATAAAGCGGGCCTGTGAGGTAATGGTGGAGTTCGACATCGGTTCTCTGGTCGTCATTGAGAACGGTGAAGTGGTTGGGTTCTTCACAAAGAGCGACATCATACGACGCGTGGTCATTCCGGGGCTACCAAACACGACCCCGGTAAAGGACATAATGAGCAGCGAGCTGATAACGGTGGACTCAAACACACCCCTCAGAGAGGTTTTGGATCTGATGGCGAAGAAGGGCATCAAGCACATGCTGATCAGGGAAGGAAGAAGAATCGTGGGAATCTTCTCCCTCAGCGACCTCCTCACTGCAAGCAGGAGAAGGCTTGAGACAGCCATAGCGGCTGAGTGA
- a CDS encoding cell wall-binding repeat-containing protein has translation MGLKPLSIFVAFLIIGGAFWWPVKAGDNVIILVSDNAADYAAARAVSSATGAEIITSLWGRFDDSVVQKVLSLAPGEVIIIGGPVAVPEDYAENLNAKGIKVTRIAGEDRAETSETVLNWIIDGGYRVKGDLYLLDGWDEGSILYVLQSDENAIIFALPHHDLVNAIHEKSGLTNKMASATGYGRSVYVYPTLVDASNGSLPCSNCSVMEADELKALSLSVSRLKALSRGIGDDATRALVIGKVESAESLASKGELEKARKILIEGFGIAYSAMATKKPGPADTSSGSSG, from the coding sequence ATGGGTCTGAAACCACTCTCCATTTTCGTCGCCTTCCTGATTATTGGCGGCGCCTTCTGGTGGCCTGTGAAGGCCGGTGACAATGTGATAATCCTCGTAAGCGACAACGCCGCAGACTACGCGGCGGCCAGGGCGGTCTCCTCCGCCACAGGGGCGGAGATAATCACCTCCCTCTGGGGCAGGTTCGACGATAGCGTTGTTCAAAAGGTTCTCTCCCTGGCCCCGGGCGAGGTCATCATCATAGGCGGCCCGGTGGCGGTTCCCGAGGACTACGCCGAGAACCTCAATGCCAAGGGAATAAAGGTCACGAGGATAGCCGGCGAAGACCGCGCGGAGACATCTGAGACGGTGCTGAACTGGATAATTGACGGGGGATACAGGGTCAAGGGAGACCTCTACCTCCTCGACGGCTGGGACGAGGGCTCGATACTCTACGTCCTTCAGAGCGATGAAAACGCCATCATCTTTGCCCTCCCGCACCACGACCTCGTCAATGCCATCCACGAGAAGAGCGGCCTGACGAACAAGATGGCATCGGCCACGGGCTACGGCCGCTCGGTCTACGTGTATCCCACGCTCGTCGATGCCTCCAACGGGAGTCTGCCCTGCTCGAACTGCAGCGTCATGGAGGCGGACGAGCTCAAGGCACTGAGCCTCTCGGTATCCCGGCTAAAAGCCCTGTCGAGGGGGATAGGGGACGACGCCACCAGGGCCCTCGTCATCGGAAAGGTGGAGAGCGCGGAATCGCTCGCCTCCAAGGGTGAGCTCGAAAAGGCGAGGAAAATCCTCATCGAGGGCTTCGGGATTGCCTACTCGGCGATGGCAACGAAGAAACCCGGCCCCGCTGACACGAGCTCCGGAAGCAGCGGATGA
- a CDS encoding AIR synthase family protein: protein MLPPGKIPPEKLRELVFNHLGARGERVIIGSDLGIDAAAIDFGPSVLVASTDPITGAEKGIGFYAVHVNANDVATFGARPKWFLVSILLPESADEKVLAGIMRELHESALKLGVAIVGGHTEVTPGLERPIVVGTMLGEVERGKLVTSNGARPGDAIIVTKWAGLEGTSIIASERSEELERVFGREFVERARAFIEMISVVEDALTANEVGVHAMHDPTEGGIANGLHEMADAAGLGFRVYRERIPVREETLEICRFYNLNPLALISSGTLMIAAPKGRIGDVVEALRKKGINASVIGEFVEDPSVKVIVENGREKPLKRPESDELWKVL from the coding sequence ATGTTGCCTCCAGGTAAAATCCCTCCGGAGAAGCTCAGGGAGCTGGTTTTTAACCATCTCGGGGCCAGGGGGGAGAGGGTTATAATTGGGTCAGATCTCGGTATAGACGCCGCTGCCATCGATTTCGGTCCTTCCGTTCTTGTGGCGTCAACGGACCCGATAACTGGAGCCGAGAAGGGAATAGGCTTCTACGCCGTCCACGTTAATGCCAACGACGTTGCAACCTTCGGGGCCAGACCGAAGTGGTTCCTGGTGAGCATACTCCTCCCAGAGAGCGCCGATGAGAAAGTTCTCGCCGGGATAATGCGTGAGCTCCACGAGAGCGCCCTCAAGCTTGGCGTTGCCATAGTCGGCGGCCACACCGAGGTAACACCGGGACTGGAGAGGCCCATAGTAGTCGGAACGATGCTCGGTGAGGTCGAACGGGGGAAGCTCGTTACCTCGAACGGGGCCAGGCCCGGAGATGCCATTATCGTCACGAAGTGGGCCGGCCTTGAGGGGACTTCAATAATAGCAAGCGAGCGCAGTGAGGAGCTGGAGAGGGTCTTCGGAAGGGAATTTGTGGAGAGGGCTAGGGCCTTCATCGAAATGATAAGCGTCGTGGAGGATGCCCTCACGGCCAACGAGGTCGGGGTTCACGCGATGCACGACCCGACGGAGGGGGGTATAGCCAACGGCCTCCACGAGATGGCCGATGCTGCCGGTCTGGGCTTCCGGGTTTACAGGGAGAGAATTCCAGTGCGCGAAGAGACGCTGGAAATATGCAGGTTCTACAACCTGAATCCGCTGGCTCTGATAAGCTCCGGGACGCTGATGATAGCGGCCCCCAAGGGACGGATTGGCGACGTCGTTGAGGCTCTGAGAAAGAAGGGCATAAACGCCTCCGTAATAGGGGAGTTCGTTGAAGACCCAAGCGTAAAGGTGATCGTCGAGAACGGGAGGGAAAAACCCCTCAAGAGGCCCGAAAGCGACGAGCTCTGGAAGGTTCTCTAA